In a single window of the Penaeus monodon isolate SGIC_2016 chromosome 3, NSTDA_Pmon_1, whole genome shotgun sequence genome:
- the LOC119585303 gene encoding transcription initiation factor TFIID subunit 1-like, with protein MALYCPLMLLSALLIPRLLLVVSVTNEMQVFDSSLGYLFSEHDSSEHDSSGHDSSEHDSSEHDSSEHDSSEHDSSGHDSSEHDSSEHDSSEHDSSEHDSSEHDSSEHDSSEHDSSEHDSSEHDSSEHDSSEHDSSGHDSSEHDSSEHDSSEHDSSEHDSSEHDSSEHDSSEHDSSENDSSEHDSSEHDSSEHDSSENDSSEHDSSENDSSEHDSFASTETV; from the exons ATGGCACTATATTGCCCTCTCATGCTGCTCTCTGCTCTGCTTATCCCGCGCTTGCTGCTTGTTGTCTCTGTTACAAATGAAATGCAGGTGTTTGATTCATCACTTGGATATTTATT CTCGGAACATGACAGCTCGGAACATGACAGCTCGGGACATGACAGCTCGGAACATGACAGCTCGGAACATGACAGCTCAGAACATGACAGCTCGGAACATGACAGCTCGGGACATGACAGCTCAGAACATGACAGCTCGGAACATGACAGCTCGGAACATGACAGCTCGGAACATGACAGCTCGGAACATGACAGCTCGGAACATGACAGCTCGGAACATGACAGCTCGGAACATGACAGCTCGGAACATGACAGCTCGGAACATGACAGCTCGGAACATGACAGCTCGGGACATGACAGCTCGGAACATGACAGCTCGGAACATGACAGCTCGGAACATGACAGCTCGGAACATGACAGCTCGGAACATGACAGCTCGGAACATGACAGCTCGGAACATGACAGCTCGGAAAATGACAGCTCGGAACATGACAGCTCGGAACATGACAGCTCGGAACATGACAGCTCGGAAAATGACAGCTCGGAACATGACAGCTCGGAAAATGACAGCTCGGAACATGACAGCTTCGCATCAACTGAAACAGTCTAG